Proteins encoded within one genomic window of SAR324 cluster bacterium:
- a CDS encoding VCBS repeat-containing protein has product MMNAFQKGIIPQYIFTVLLFLGGLIPNLLLAQPEADIIYTWNREYYGLIDGQQHLLYTRSFANSHLTFGDIDGDDDNDLIVGKQDGQLAYFENTGTKYDPVMILRTEEYKAWFQETDDNQKTKRFPKIINVGGYASPFLYDLDEDGDLDLLVGSKDGSIFFYENKGNALLPIFELITPIYMGLRPGNNTVIRLADVNGDRVADLLVGTRDGQVLLYPNGGKIGNPFFCDPNLRFQAEQPCLMKPILIDKIRPEIHASPEFIDWDYDGDLDVVVGKSNGKLNFYLNEGTPLAPNWKLESDRFLYIDAVSDAAPVFYDWRNDGFPELFMGSSQSRVIYYENREVLSTGLKDIPDVNFSLFNWNLPPEKVLTKFCERLNVPESCFEILKKSLPIPADTPDDINSIAKAVLKTDSSFTSTALTLPKVQPAPSNTTASPTDNAPGTPPAGQINAVMPKLQVNTNTDPNAVAQDPNAANPPGPTNAETATQEPKAQLVLTRNRLWLKNRNFFNFTHLAPEDRRTILTSGDWNKDGKQDLMIGTYSGKIFAYNNNGTPQKPDWHAITVTPFQPNQREFSAPTLVDIDGDGDLDLIVGNRTGRLELIKNKGNAQKPDWSIEDLYFANVDVGSYSVPVFKDLDQDGDQDLFVGNGKGRIAFYQNMGTARKPHFVLKSTRFSQIIVARNAAPAFFNWNEDPHPDLLIGGNNGQIKLVSFNPLPEYPVTQGWELKKNQWDGLETIGFSTPHLWDVNGDGKMDLFMGDEEGNTLLWLNQGFQKAEEYKPEEEIILETSNSLEAQDVNDVSTETSDATEAVVSDEPMDSAIQPETTEMAEIPVVPFDPVFKLVSKNYENLKPGNKTVPVFFDLDGDGDLDLFVGTKEGDFFHYLNEGDVTNSKWTLVTKKYLNYEGGKNPTPVFADMDMDGDQDLIVGDADGKIHYWENRGTPEYAEFVFNPAPFSGVTGGRNSRPAVLDANGDGLPDLVIGNFEGQMRLYIQEKTGNGFSFKLLTRQFMDLDVGIGATPVLADINYDQKLELVIGSDQGKLFGFQPAAGDQKNQWGWLPNDKYFKDLDLPFGSTPAFADIDGDGDMDMFIGNEKEGIYFFRNEGKP; this is encoded by the coding sequence ATGATGAATGCATTCCAGAAAGGAATAATCCCCCAATACATCTTCACGGTGTTGCTGTTTTTGGGCGGTTTGATTCCAAACCTGCTTCTGGCACAACCCGAAGCAGATATTATCTACACCTGGAACCGGGAATATTATGGTTTGATTGATGGCCAGCAGCATCTGCTTTATACAAGGTCCTTTGCCAATAGCCATTTGACCTTTGGCGATATTGATGGGGATGACGATAATGACCTGATTGTGGGAAAACAGGATGGACAATTGGCCTATTTCGAAAATACGGGTACGAAATATGACCCTGTCATGATTTTGAGAACCGAAGAATACAAGGCCTGGTTCCAGGAAACTGACGACAATCAGAAAACAAAACGGTTTCCAAAAATCATCAATGTCGGTGGCTATGCGTCACCTTTTTTGTATGATCTGGATGAAGACGGAGATCTCGACCTGCTGGTGGGATCAAAAGACGGAAGTATTTTTTTCTATGAGAATAAAGGCAATGCGCTACTACCGATTTTTGAATTGATAACTCCCATTTACATGGGGTTGCGTCCCGGTAATAACACCGTGATTCGCCTGGCTGATGTCAATGGTGACCGGGTTGCTGATCTGCTTGTTGGAACAAGGGATGGTCAGGTTCTGCTTTATCCCAATGGCGGTAAAATCGGCAACCCGTTTTTTTGTGATCCCAATCTAAGGTTTCAGGCAGAACAACCCTGTCTGATGAAACCAATACTGATTGATAAAATCCGTCCGGAAATTCATGCATCCCCGGAATTCATTGATTGGGACTATGATGGTGATCTCGACGTTGTCGTGGGAAAATCCAATGGAAAACTGAATTTTTATCTCAACGAAGGGACTCCTCTTGCGCCCAACTGGAAACTGGAATCAGACCGTTTTCTCTATATTGACGCGGTTTCAGATGCCGCTCCGGTTTTTTATGACTGGCGTAATGATGGTTTCCCAGAATTGTTTATGGGCAGTTCTCAGAGCCGAGTGATTTATTATGAAAACAGGGAAGTGCTCAGTACTGGATTAAAGGATATTCCAGATGTGAATTTTTCCTTGTTCAACTGGAATCTGCCTCCGGAAAAAGTCCTGACAAAATTTTGTGAACGGTTGAACGTTCCGGAATCCTGTTTTGAAATTCTCAAAAAGTCTTTGCCCATTCCAGCGGATACTCCCGATGATATCAACAGCATTGCCAAAGCCGTTCTCAAGACAGACAGCAGCTTTACTTCAACAGCACTCACATTGCCAAAGGTTCAGCCTGCTCCCTCAAACACAACAGCATCTCCAACGGACAATGCACCGGGAACTCCACCAGCAGGACAGATCAATGCGGTCATGCCCAAACTTCAGGTCAACACCAACACGGATCCCAATGCGGTAGCGCAGGATCCCAATGCCGCAAATCCACCCGGGCCAACCAACGCTGAAACCGCCACACAGGAACCCAAAGCACAACTGGTACTCACCAGAAATAGATTATGGCTCAAAAATCGCAATTTTTTCAATTTCACACATCTTGCTCCGGAAGATCGAAGAACCATTCTGACCAGTGGAGATTGGAACAAGGATGGAAAACAGGATCTGATGATTGGCACCTACTCCGGAAAAATATTTGCTTACAATAACAATGGCACTCCTCAAAAACCTGACTGGCATGCAATCACTGTCACGCCGTTTCAACCCAATCAACGTGAATTCAGTGCACCCACCCTGGTGGATATTGATGGAGACGGCGATCTGGATCTGATTGTCGGCAACCGTACAGGCCGCCTGGAGTTAATCAAGAATAAAGGCAATGCCCAAAAACCTGACTGGAGCATCGAGGATTTATATTTCGCCAATGTGGATGTTGGAAGCTACAGTGTTCCTGTGTTCAAGGACCTGGATCAGGATGGCGATCAGGATCTTTTTGTCGGAAATGGAAAAGGGAGAATCGCCTTTTATCAGAACATGGGAACTGCCCGGAAGCCGCATTTTGTATTGAAAAGCACCCGTTTTTCACAAATCATCGTGGCTCGCAATGCCGCCCCCGCGTTTTTCAATTGGAATGAGGATCCCCACCCTGATCTGTTGATCGGTGGAAATAATGGCCAGATCAAACTGGTCAGTTTCAATCCTTTGCCGGAATACCCGGTAACACAAGGATGGGAATTGAAAAAAAACCAGTGGGATGGTTTGGAAACTATTGGTTTCAGTACGCCTCATCTTTGGGATGTGAATGGTGATGGCAAAATGGATTTATTCATGGGCGATGAAGAAGGAAATACCTTACTCTGGCTCAATCAGGGATTTCAGAAAGCTGAAGAATACAAGCCGGAAGAAGAAATTATTCTGGAAACAAGCAACTCACTTGAAGCCCAGGACGTGAATGATGTTAGCACTGAAACATCAGATGCCACTGAAGCTGTGGTGTCTGATGAACCCATGGATTCGGCCATTCAGCCGGAAACTACAGAAATGGCTGAAATTCCAGTGGTTCCGTTTGATCCTGTGTTCAAACTGGTTAGTAAAAATTATGAAAATCTGAAGCCTGGAAATAAGACGGTTCCAGTCTTTTTTGACCTTGATGGCGATGGGGATCTCGATTTGTTTGTGGGTACAAAAGAGGGAGATTTTTTTCATTATTTGAATGAAGGTGATGTGACTAATTCAAAATGGACCCTGGTGACAAAAAAATATCTGAATTATGAGGGTGGGAAAAATCCGACACCGGTGTTTGCTGATATGGATATGGATGGTGATCAGGATTTAATTGTCGGAGATGCGGATGGAAAAATACATTATTGGGAAAACCGTGGAACCCCTGAGTATGCTGAATTTGTATTCAATCCTGCGCCTTTTTCGGGTGTCACTGGTGGAAGAAATTCGAGACCTGCTGTTCTGGATGCCAATGGGGATGGTTTGCCGGATCTGGTGATCGGAAATTTTGAAGGTCAGATGCGGCTGTATATCCAGGAAAAAACTGGCAATGGCTTCAGTTTTAAGCTGCTGACCAGACAGTTCATGGACCTTGATGTGGGAATCGGTGCGACTCCAGTTCTGGCGGATATCAACTATGATCAGAAACTGGAGCTGGTGATTGGTTCAGATCAGGGAAAATTATTCGGCTTTCAACCTGCGGCTGGAGATCAGAAAAATCAATGGGGTTGGCTTCCCAACGACAAATATTTCAAGGATCTGGATTTACCCTTTGGATCAACTCCCGCCTTTGCCGATATTGATGGGGATGGGGATATGGATATGTTTATTGGAAACGAAAAAGAAGGAATATATTTTTTCAGGAATGAAGGAAAACCTTGA
- a CDS encoding class I SAM-dependent methyltransferase, translated as MKDLFKDKARDWDAEERPRLLSAAIGSAILQNVRLHDQMRVLDFGAGTGLISSHVAPHVKKIIAVDISAAMLERLAAKPELQGKVDIVCQDITDKPLNEKFDLIMSAMAMHHVKDTSKLIQRFAEHSNKGALIALADLDKEDGSFHPKDAEGIFHFGFDRNELQTLLGQHGFSQIQFFTSHTVTKDGENFPIFLVTATRS; from the coding sequence ATGAAAGATTTATTTAAGGATAAAGCCAGGGATTGGGATGCTGAGGAACGACCACGGTTGCTTTCTGCGGCTATAGGTTCAGCAATATTGCAAAATGTCCGTCTGCATGATCAGATGAGGGTTTTGGATTTCGGCGCGGGAACAGGGCTGATCAGTTCTCATGTCGCACCGCATGTAAAAAAAATCATTGCTGTCGATATTTCTGCGGCAATGCTGGAAAGACTCGCGGCAAAACCAGAACTACAAGGTAAAGTGGACATTGTCTGTCAGGACATAACAGATAAACCTCTGAATGAAAAGTTTGACCTGATCATGAGTGCCATGGCAATGCATCACGTCAAAGATACTTCAAAACTCATTCAAAGATTCGCTGAACATTCCAATAAAGGTGCCTTGATCGCTCTGGCTGATCTTGACAAGGAAGACGGCAGTTTTCATCCTAAAGACGCAGAGGGTATCTTTCATTTTGGCTTTGACCGGAATGAATTACAAACCCTTCTGGGACAGCATGGATTCAGTCAAATTCAGTTTTTTACATCCCACACAGTGACTAAAGATGGTGAAAATTTCCCGATATTTCTGGTAACCGCAACCAGGTCTTAG
- a CDS encoding copper-translocating P-type ATPase — translation MQTEMFNVEGMTCAACVSRVEKFVRKMDGIETVEVSLATNRMTVRFDRTRLESSAIVEQVRKAGYTAELALNIRDAHVKIRGMTCAACVSRIEKKVSKLEGIKNISVNLATEYAEIQFDADKIRMSMIKEEIRKAGYEPVDIETQDQQHQENIRKARELQHQKQEMLLAMGFSFCLLLIAMGEMAGLPMPKWLSTEHHPEFFSTLQAVLVLPVLWLGRRFYLKGFPVLFQGSPNMDSLIAVGTSSAMIYSFYNTGMIWMGHREAVQHLYFETAGVIVALILLGKYLEAVSKGRASEAISKLMGLQPKTAVLLKDGQELVISIDEIEINDLILVKPGEKIPVDGQVEQGRSLVDESMLTGESMPVEKQPGAAVFGGSVNFQGALEYRVTKVGKDTILAQIIHLVEQSQSSKAPVARLADTVSGVFVPVVIAIAVIASASWLLAGMPLPFALRIFIAVLTIACPCALGLATPIAIMVGTGKAADFGILIKNGEALEITQHIQTLVLDKTGTLTEGRPRLMETVAFSSWTTEEVLRFSASVERRSEHPLAKAIMSESLEKNLALLEGEDFESQPGFGIKALISGKTVWLGNWKMMQSEGLSAEIPSETATWSEQGYTSIYVAIDGKLAGALAVADSLKPDSAEAVQRLQNMGIEVVMLSGDNQTTAEAIAKLCHIEHVIAEVLPQDKATHVRQLQESGKKVGMVGDGINDAPALAQADVGLAIGAGTDIAMESADIVLMNNRLTDVVRAIQLSRATLRNIRQNLFWAFAYNIAGLPVAAGILYLFGGPLLNPMFAAAAMALSSVSVITNALRLKRFH, via the coding sequence ATGCAAACTGAAATGTTCAATGTGGAAGGAATGACCTGTGCGGCCTGTGTCAGCCGTGTTGAAAAATTTGTCCGGAAAATGGACGGAATTGAAACCGTGGAGGTCAGTCTCGCAACCAACCGGATGACGGTCCGTTTTGACCGCACCCGTCTGGAATCCTCAGCCATCGTTGAACAGGTCCGCAAAGCTGGCTACACAGCAGAACTCGCCTTAAATATCCGGGACGCGCATGTTAAAATTCGTGGAATGACCTGTGCGGCCTGTGTCAGCCGGATTGAAAAAAAAGTTTCCAAACTGGAAGGGATCAAAAATATCTCGGTGAATCTTGCGACAGAATACGCTGAAATCCAGTTTGATGCTGATAAAATCCGGATGTCGATGATCAAGGAAGAAATTCGCAAAGCTGGCTATGAACCGGTTGATATTGAAACTCAGGATCAGCAACATCAGGAAAATATCCGGAAAGCTCGTGAGTTACAGCACCAGAAACAGGAAATGCTCCTGGCAATGGGATTTTCTTTTTGTCTGCTGTTGATCGCAATGGGAGAAATGGCCGGATTGCCCATGCCCAAATGGTTATCAACCGAACATCATCCGGAATTTTTCTCAACGCTTCAGGCCGTTCTCGTGTTGCCCGTGTTATGGCTCGGACGTCGATTTTATCTGAAAGGTTTTCCTGTGTTGTTTCAGGGAAGTCCCAATATGGATTCACTGATTGCGGTGGGAACATCCTCTGCCATGATTTACAGTTTTTATAACACAGGCATGATCTGGATGGGCCACAGGGAAGCGGTTCAGCATCTTTATTTTGAAACAGCCGGAGTGATTGTCGCTCTGATTCTGCTGGGAAAATATCTGGAAGCTGTCAGCAAGGGACGAGCCTCCGAAGCCATCAGTAAACTCATGGGCTTACAACCGAAAACCGCGGTTTTGCTGAAAGATGGACAGGAATTGGTCATCAGCATTGATGAGATTGAAATCAATGATCTGATTCTGGTGAAACCCGGAGAAAAAATTCCGGTGGATGGTCAGGTGGAACAGGGACGCTCGCTGGTCGATGAGTCCATGCTTACTGGCGAAAGCATGCCCGTCGAAAAACAACCTGGTGCCGCCGTGTTTGGCGGAAGCGTCAATTTTCAGGGGGCTTTGGAATATCGGGTGACCAAAGTTGGCAAAGATACAATTCTGGCCCAGATCATTCATCTTGTTGAACAATCTCAAAGCAGTAAAGCACCGGTCGCACGCTTGGCAGACACCGTATCAGGTGTGTTTGTTCCTGTGGTGATCGCAATTGCGGTGATTGCGTCTGCCTCATGGTTGTTGGCCGGGATGCCCCTGCCGTTTGCGTTGAGAATTTTCATTGCGGTTCTGACCATTGCCTGCCCTTGTGCCCTGGGACTCGCAACGCCCATTGCCATCATGGTGGGCACAGGCAAAGCCGCGGATTTTGGTATTCTGATCAAAAACGGAGAAGCCCTGGAAATCACCCAGCACATCCAGACTCTGGTTCTGGACAAAACAGGGACCTTGACCGAAGGACGTCCACGTTTGATGGAAACTGTAGCGTTTTCCTCCTGGACAACCGAGGAAGTTCTGCGATTTTCCGCCTCTGTGGAAAGACGCTCCGAACACCCACTGGCCAAAGCGATCATGTCAGAATCCCTTGAGAAAAATCTTGCGTTACTGGAGGGCGAAGATTTTGAGAGTCAACCGGGATTTGGAATCAAAGCTCTGATTTCTGGAAAAACGGTCTGGCTGGGAAACTGGAAGATGATGCAATCTGAGGGATTGTCAGCAGAAATTCCTTCAGAAACAGCAACATGGTCGGAACAGGGCTATACATCGATTTATGTGGCAATCGACGGTAAACTGGCAGGGGCACTCGCTGTGGCTGATTCCCTGAAACCTGACAGTGCTGAAGCGGTTCAACGGTTGCAGAATATGGGAATTGAAGTGGTCATGCTTTCCGGAGATAATCAGACAACCGCTGAAGCCATCGCAAAATTATGCCATATTGAACATGTCATTGCGGAAGTACTCCCTCAAGACAAGGCAACACACGTCCGTCAGCTTCAGGAGTCTGGAAAAAAAGTGGGCATGGTCGGTGACGGGATCAATGACGCTCCGGCACTGGCTCAGGCGGATGTTGGACTGGCCATTGGAGCGGGAACCGATATTGCCATGGAATCAGCGGATATTGTATTGATGAACAATCGCCTGACCGATGTGGTTCGTGCCATTCAACTGAGCCGGGCGACCTTGCGAAACATCCGCCAGAATCTGTTCTGGGCCTTTGCCTACAACATTGCCGGGCTTCCTGTGGCGGCCGGAATACTGTATCTGTTTGGTGGTCCGCTCCTGAACCCCATGTTTGCCGCCGCAGCCATGGCCCTGAGTTCCGTTTCAGTCATCACCAATGCGTTGAGACTCAAACGGTTCCACTGA
- a CDS encoding amidase — protein MNRLLKLSALQLAQLIHSKEVTSLEVVNTHIARIESVNPELNAVVCNRFELARAEARKVDEQLHEEQMETIPPLLGVPCTIKECFRVSGMPNTSGLVARKGFVAEDNATAVQRLLKAGAIPLGVTNTSELCMWMETNNRVYGRTNNPYDPARIVGGSSGGEGSIVGAGGVPFGLGSDVGGSIRMPAFFNGVFGHKPTGGLIPNTGQFPVAENNALRYLTTGPLCRKAEDLMPLVRILAGPDGLDEWCHAYNLQDPNEVMVEKLQILNVPGNLRTRVTRDLLDSQSQCADALKKQGANVRTRHIDTLKNSLEIWTTMMVAAGGTPFGTLLGNGNPVRAIPEMVRWLTRRSPHTLPAIMLAFLEKMPFVFKRHIEMRDELRQELVGLIGNHGVMLYPSYSSPAPFHYQPLMNPLDWVFTGIFNVLEFPVTQVPLGLNKNGLPLGIQIVATPGNDHLSIAVAMYLEKIFGGWVPPATF, from the coding sequence ATGAATCGACTTCTAAAATTATCGGCTCTCCAACTGGCACAACTGATCCATTCCAAAGAAGTGACCTCTCTGGAAGTGGTGAATACTCATATTGCCCGGATTGAATCAGTGAATCCGGAACTGAACGCTGTTGTTTGTAACCGGTTTGAACTGGCCAGAGCGGAAGCCCGAAAGGTTGACGAACAACTCCATGAAGAACAGATGGAGACCATTCCGCCGCTGTTGGGGGTTCCCTGCACCATCAAGGAATGTTTCAGGGTCTCTGGAATGCCAAACACTTCAGGGCTGGTCGCCCGTAAGGGGTTTGTGGCTGAAGACAACGCAACCGCTGTTCAGCGTCTGCTAAAAGCTGGCGCAATTCCCCTGGGTGTCACCAACACCTCGGAACTATGCATGTGGATGGAAACCAACAATCGGGTTTATGGCCGAACCAACAATCCGTATGATCCTGCACGTATTGTCGGCGGCAGTTCAGGAGGGGAAGGCTCGATTGTCGGTGCCGGAGGGGTGCCCTTTGGTCTGGGGTCTGATGTGGGTGGATCCATCAGAATGCCCGCGTTTTTCAATGGCGTATTCGGACACAAGCCCACAGGCGGTTTGATCCCCAATACGGGACAGTTTCCCGTTGCTGAAAACAACGCTCTCCGTTATCTGACCACGGGTCCACTCTGCCGAAAAGCTGAGGATCTGATGCCCCTTGTCCGGATTCTTGCCGGACCTGACGGGTTGGATGAATGGTGTCATGCCTACAATCTTCAGGACCCGAATGAGGTGATGGTTGAAAAACTCCAGATTCTGAATGTTCCCGGAAATCTGAGAACACGAGTCACCCGGGATTTGCTTGACAGCCAGTCGCAATGCGCGGATGCCTTGAAAAAACAGGGAGCAAATGTCAGAACCCGTCACATTGATACTCTGAAAAACTCGCTGGAGATCTGGACCACCATGATGGTCGCGGCAGGTGGTACGCCTTTCGGCACTCTGCTTGGAAATGGAAATCCTGTGCGAGCAATACCGGAAATGGTGCGATGGTTGACACGTCGTTCGCCGCATACGTTACCGGCCATCATGTTGGCGTTTTTGGAAAAAATGCCGTTTGTCTTCAAACGTCATATAGAAATGCGCGATGAGCTTCGGCAGGAACTGGTCGGACTCATCGGCAATCATGGTGTCATGCTTTATCCCTCCTATTCTTCGCCAGCTCCTTTCCATTATCAACCCCTGATGAATCCCTTGGACTGGGTCTTTACAGGCATTTTCAATGTTCTTGAATTTCCGGTGACGCAGGTACCTCTTGGTTTGAATAAGAATGGACTGCCCCTGGGCATACAGATTGTCGCAACGCCGGGAAATGATCATCTGAGTATCGCGGTGGCCATGTATCTGGAAAAAATTTTTGGTGGGTGGGTTCCGCCAGCAACATTTTGA
- the hisI gene encoding phosphoribosyl-AMP cyclohydrolase, with amino-acid sequence MELELAFDKQGGLLPVIVQEVGTREILMLAYVDPQALEQTRLTGKAHYYSRSKQRLWMKGESSGHIQLIQDILVDCDQDTLVYVVEQTGGTACHTGEKSCFFSRLTPQNTLEPTSEKRVSL; translated from the coding sequence ATGGAACTGGAACTTGCGTTTGACAAACAGGGTGGTTTGCTCCCGGTGATTGTGCAGGAAGTCGGCACACGAGAAATCCTGATGCTGGCCTATGTGGACCCGCAGGCCCTTGAACAAACACGTCTGACGGGAAAGGCACACTATTATTCAAGATCCAAACAGCGCTTATGGATGAAAGGCGAATCCTCAGGACACATTCAGTTGATTCAGGATATTCTCGTGGATTGTGATCAGGATACGCTGGTATATGTTGTGGAACAAACCGGAGGAACAGCCTGTCACACCGGAGAAAAGAGCTGTTTTTTTTCCAGATTGACCCCTCAGAATACCTTGGAACCCACTTCTGAAAAACGAGTTTCCCTATGA
- a CDS encoding PAS domain S-box protein: MAKTILIIDDEEQVCILLSQFLKRKGYEVYTATNGYEGIKQFREHPTDLVITDIIMPRKNGVEVIMELRRAFADVDIIAISGGGKVGELDYLAEARFLGASHTFEKPVPLKKLGSVIEAIFQEQEKQLKSGKIRTADIHAVLIAPQKSAFVETILKNLDQLKHILSHSFLIFARNQMVQSQVDDKVDILLLVSDGSLASIQLQVQFFHETLPNLPIIVLQEEMESIDSIKILQLGAQDLLFGNDLNASSLERTIRYAIERFQMLIELKHYTQGLLNSENRFKSIIRHIVDGILIIDPDKKIRFANPVAEKLLNRSEKDMEGQDFRYPVSSGEFLEVEIQNEKQVRTVEIRGVEIDWNGVPCTLASLRDISQRKRAENEWIKLSMAVEQSPAMVFITNPDGIIEYVNPRFTHITGFASAELLGQPLQKIFPEPVISNIFLTVQQGQLWQGEWSIHDEKGTDVWISGSMSSIRDAKQKIRYLVGVGEDITTRKRVEEELIVANQQLLFSFEELERINRIFQLFVPKAFLNRIELFTDLQGGQFEEENLTILFADIRSYTHYAERMTPQQNFDFLNTFFRLTEPVISKNQGFVDKFIGDAVMALFDGENSANHALNAAIEMQETVAQYNQEHQGEYLQEIKFGIGINTGPVMVGAMGSATRINSTVIGDNVNLSARLETLTKKYHSNILISFRTYDALLDKENYNIREIDTVQVRGKSEPTIIYDVFDADPPSLKIKKIETQLLLFQGIVLYKAQSFAEAIDCFEECLGIFPEDVICINYLKRCRYFQKYPPGEIIWDGVVKDTDNLIDHNIRRRTDRFHLNVPINLFVPENDIQLAGTTLDISMGGLKIQTHHLFEKGQILKVELFFKESNLEQYLAQIPFQFICQVIWSFSGPLFNQQQTWEHGLEFIVVTKSQDESLTLLFNKLKETL, from the coding sequence ATGGCAAAAACAATTCTGATCATTGATGATGAGGAACAGGTCTGTATCCTGCTGAGTCAGTTCCTCAAACGTAAAGGTTATGAAGTCTACACCGCAACAAATGGTTATGAAGGCATAAAACAGTTTCGGGAACATCCGACAGATCTGGTGATTACAGACATCATTATGCCCCGGAAAAATGGCGTGGAAGTGATCATGGAACTTCGCAGAGCGTTTGCGGATGTTGACATCATTGCCATTTCAGGCGGTGGTAAAGTCGGTGAACTGGACTATCTGGCTGAGGCCCGATTTCTGGGAGCCTCTCATACTTTCGAGAAACCTGTTCCTCTAAAAAAACTGGGATCCGTAATTGAAGCCATTTTTCAGGAGCAGGAAAAACAACTGAAATCCGGAAAAATCAGGACCGCTGATATCCATGCTGTGTTGATCGCACCTCAAAAATCCGCTTTTGTAGAAACCATTCTGAAAAATCTGGATCAACTGAAACACATACTTTCTCACTCCTTCCTTATCTTTGCCAGAAATCAGATGGTCCAGTCACAAGTGGATGACAAAGTAGATATCCTTCTGCTTGTTTCAGATGGTTCGCTGGCATCGATTCAGCTTCAAGTTCAATTTTTCCACGAAACCCTGCCGAATTTACCGATCATCGTGTTACAGGAAGAGATGGAATCCATTGATTCAATCAAAATACTTCAATTGGGTGCTCAGGATTTGCTTTTTGGAAATGATTTGAATGCGTCCTCCCTGGAAAGAACGATCCGCTATGCGATTGAGCGATTTCAAATGCTCATAGAATTAAAACATTATACCCAGGGTTTGTTGAACAGCGAAAATCGTTTCAAAAGCATCATCAGACATATTGTGGACGGCATCCTGATCATTGATCCTGACAAGAAAATTCGATTTGCGAATCCTGTGGCGGAAAAACTGTTGAACCGCAGTGAAAAGGATATGGAAGGTCAGGATTTTCGCTATCCAGTGAGTTCAGGTGAATTTCTGGAAGTTGAAATTCAGAATGAAAAACAGGTCAGAACGGTTGAAATTCGTGGTGTGGAAATTGATTGGAACGGAGTTCCCTGCACGCTGGCATCCTTACGGGATATTTCTCAGCGAAAAAGAGCTGAAAACGAATGGATCAAACTTTCAATGGCAGTGGAGCAAAGCCCTGCCATGGTTTTTATCACAAACCCTGATGGTATCATTGAATATGTAAATCCACGGTTCACCCACATCACTGGATTCGCATCCGCTGAACTTCTCGGGCAACCTCTTCAAAAGATCTTTCCTGAGCCTGTCATCAGCAACATCTTCTTGACCGTCCAACAGGGCCAACTTTGGCAGGGAGAATGGAGTATTCACGACGAAAAAGGAACTGATGTATGGATTTCAGGATCCATGTCATCAATCAGGGACGCAAAACAGAAAATTCGCTACCTGGTTGGTGTCGGAGAAGACATCACAACCAGAAAGAGGGTGGAGGAAGAATTGATCGTAGCGAATCAGCAATTGTTGTTTTCCTTTGAAGAACTGGAACGTATCAACCGGATTTTTCAATTGTTTGTGCCTAAAGCCTTCCTGAATCGGATAGAATTATTCACAGATTTACAGGGAGGACAATTTGAAGAGGAAAATCTGACGATTCTCTTTGCGGATATCCGGTCCTACACCCATTACGCAGAGCGCATGACGCCCCAGCAAAACTTTGATTTTCTGAATACTTTTTTCAGATTGACTGAACCTGTTATTTCCAAAAACCAGGGGTTTGTGGATAAATTCATCGGAGACGCGGTCATGGCCCTGTTTGATGGAGAAAACTCCGCAAACCATGCGTTGAACGCGGCCATCGAAATGCAAGAAACCGTTGCACAATACAATCAGGAACATCAGGGGGAATACCTCCAGGAGATTAAATTCGGCATAGGCATCAATACAGGCCCAGTCATGGTAGGTGCCATGGGTTCAGCAACACGTATCAATTCAACTGTGATCGGGGATAATGTCAACCTGAGCGCAAGACTGGAAACCCTGACTAAAAAATATCACTCAAATATTTTGATATCCTTTCGAACGTATGACGCCTTGCTTGACAAGGAGAACTATAACATCAGGGAAATTGATACCGTTCAGGTCAGAGGAAAGTCAGAACCTACAATTATTTATGATGTTTTTGATGCTGATCCACCATCCCTCAAAATAAAAAAAATTGAGACACAACTCCTGCTGTTTCAGGGGATTGTGTTATACAAAGCCCAATCGTTCGCTGAGGCCATAGACTGTTTTGAAGAATGCCTGGGAATATTTCCCGAGGATGTCATTTGCATCAACTATCTCAAACGTTGCAGGTATTTTCAGAAATATCCCCCTGGAGAAATTATTTGGGATGGTGTTGTCAAAGATACAGACAATCTGATTGATCATAATATCCGACGTAGAACAGACAGATTTCATCTCAATGTACCGATCAACCTGTTTGTTCCGGAAAATGACATTCAACTGGCTGGAACCACTCTGGATATCTCTATGGGCGGACTAAAAATCCAGACACATCATCTGTTTGAAAAAGGACAGATCCTCAAAGTTGAGCTCTTTTTCAAGGAATCCAATCTGGAACAATATCTTGCGCAAATTCCATTTCAATTCATATGTCAGGTGATATGGAGTTTTTCAGGGCCGCTATTCAATCAGCAGCAGACCTGGGAGCATGGGCTGGAATTCATTGTCGTCACAAAATCACAGGATGAATCGCTTACGTTGCTGTTCAACAAATTGAAAGAAACTCTATAA